The sequence TACGCACAAGTTCCTGCACCTTCAACGGTTTTCATTTGTTCTTTTGAAAGCAATGTAATCCCAGTTAAATTTAAAATTGATTTTCTCATTTTATTTATTTTATAATGTTAAAACCATCTAGGCATTTAAAGTCAGCTAGATTTCTGACTATCCTTGCAAGAGATATTTTTAAACTCAATTAAATCTGTAAGTTTTTATTTATATTATATTAAAACAAATTTAAACAAAGTCAATCTTAAAATAGGTACAGAAAAAATACACTTTTTGTTAAAGTTTAAGGATTATTACACAAAAAACTTACCCTTATATACATTAACAGACAGACTATTATTTATATAACAACGTAAAAACTAATATTTTATTCCACAAAAAAAACCATTCTAAAAAGAAATAATCTCCTTAGAATGGTTCTACTATTAACACGAGGAAAGAAAATAGATAAAAGATGATAGACTTATCTAATTTTCATCAAGAGATTAAGTAGTTTCTACTTACGTTATATCCCCGTATCTTTGCTGTTTCCGTATTATAATTCTTAGTCTTTTGCCGCTAAATAGCGTTCAGCATCTAAAGCAGCCATACAACCAGTTCCAGCCGCTGTAATAGCTTGTCTGTACACATGGTCTGCCGCGTCTCCTCCAACAAAAACTCCAGCTATATTGGTTTTAGAAGTACCTGGAATATTTTTAATATAACCCGTTTCGTCTAAATCTAAATAATCAGCAAAAATATCGGTATTTGGTTTATGACCAATTGCAACGAAAAATCCTGTTGCAGTAATTTCAGTTACTTCTCCAGTGGTTCTATTTTTAACTTTTACACCTGTAACTACTTGTCCGTCTCCTAAGACTTCTTCAGTTTCAGTATGCATTAAAATTTCGATGTTAGCCGTTTTTCTTACTCTATCTTCCATTATTTGTGAAGCTCTAAATTTATCGCTTCTTACCAACATGGTTACTTTTTTACAAATATTTGAAAGGTAATGTGCTTCTTCACAAGCACTATCTCCTGCTCCAACAACAACAACTTCTTGATTTCTATAGAAAAATCCGTCGCAAATTGCACAAGCAGAAACACCACCACCTAGTTCTAGGTATTTTTGCTCTGAAGACAATCCTAAATATTTAGCAGTAGCTCCTGTAGAAATAATTACTGTTTCTGCATGAATTTCGATAGAATCATTGATCCAAACTTTATGAATATCGCCAGAGAAATCAACTTTTGTAGCCCAACCGTCACGAATGTCTGAACCGAAACGTTTCGCTTGTTCTTGCAATTGAACCATCATTTCTGGACCAGTTACACCATCTGGATAACCTGGAAAATTCTCTACCTCATTGGTAGTTGTCAATTGTCCACCTGGTTGCATTCCTTGATATAATACAGGAAACATATTCGCTCTTGCAGCATAAATCGCAGCAGTATAGCCCGCTGGACCTGAACCTATAATTAAACATTTTACTGTTTCTATTTTATCTGACATAGTATTTTTATTTTTAAGAAGTATCAAAAGTACTGATTTTGAACCAAACGAAAAGTAATACAGGTTACAAAAAAACTATTTGACAATAAGATTTATTTATTCTCGCTTAATTTATTTAGTAACACGTCGAAACTTACTTTCTCTTGTTCTCCCGATTCTAAATTTTTAATTCCAAACTGCTCATTTTTCATTTCATCTTCTCCAACTAAAATAGCAAATGGAATTCCTCTTTTATCTGCATGTTGAAATTGTTTTCCAATTTTAGCATTATCAGGATACATTTCTACTTTTACACCTGCTTGCCTTAATTTTGCAATGGCTTTCATGGCATATTTTGCTTCTTCTAATCCGAAGTTTAAAAACAATGCCTTTGAAGTTGCATTTACAGTTTCTGGAAATAAATCTAATTGTTCAATTACCAAAGCAATTCTGTCTAATCCAAAAGAAATACCAACACCACTCATGTTTTTCAAACCGAAGATACCAGTTAAATCATCATAACGTCCACCACCACCAATAGAACCCATATCGACACCCTTTGGTGCTGATACTTCAAAAATAGCTCCCGTATAATAGTTTAAACCCCGCGCTAAAGTAACATCTAAATCTAAAGTAGCAGTTTGCAAACCAATTTCGTTTACATTATCGCAAATAAACAATAGTTCTTCTACCCCATTCATTCCTTCTTCAGAAGATGCTAATAAATCACCTAATTTTGTAATCTTTTCAGAAATAGTTCCGGTAAAATTAAATAACGGTTGCACTTTTTCAATGGCAGTTTCAGAAATTCCTTTTTCAAGCATTTCTTTTTTCACACCGTCTTCTCCAATTTTATCTAATTTATCTAATGCTACTGTAAAATCGATTAACTTATCAGACGCTCCAATAACTTCTGCTATTCCAGATAAAATTTTACGGTTGTTTATTTTAATAGTGACTCCGTTTAGTTTTAATTGACTAAAAACAGCATCATACAATTGTACCAATTCAACTTCTTGCCAAAGTGAATTCGACCCAACAACATCGGCATCGCATTGGTAAAACTCTCTGAAACGTCCAAATTGAGGATTATCAGCTCTCCAAACAGGTTGAATTTGATATCTCTTGAATGGGAACTCAATTTCATTTTGGTGTTGCACTACATACCTAGCAAAAGGGACTGTTAAATCATAACGTAAAGCTTTTTCAGAAATTCTTGATGTAAATTTATTTAATTCAATACGCTGTTGTACAGAAATTTTTTCAGCCGAATTTATTTGCAAATCAGTTACTGATTCTGGTAATTGAATTTTATTCTTGTTATAGAAAAAATTCCCCGAATTCAAAATCTTAAAAATAAGTCGATCGCCTTCTTCTCCGTATTTTCCCATTAAGGTTTCCGAATTTTCAAAAGAAGGTGTTTCTATAGGTTGAAAACCAAATTTTTCGAAATTGGTTTTTATAGTACTAAATATATAATTACGTTTTGCTACTTCAACAGGTGAAAAATCACGTGTTCCTTTTGGTGTGCTTGGTTTTTGAGCCATGTTTCAATTTAGAATTTATTTATAAAACAATAATCACTTTTAAATGCTATTTCCAAACAATCCAAAAGCTAAATTTTAGCCCTGATGGAAGCGACATCCTGACATTACGAAGAAAGAAACAAGCTCTTTAATAACCTATTTAGTTCTTCGTAATGACAGATATAGCGAACAGCAGGAAAATGGATAAAAAGTAAGCAATGAATTATATGCTACAAATTATGTCATTTTATATTTTTGCAAATATCGAATTTATTAACGATTAAGAAAAATTATACAACTAATTACTAAAAACTTTTTACTAATTACTAAAAAAAAATGTAACAAATCTTCTTCTTTAAAGTCTAATAGATGTTATGGTAGGATTATTTAAAGAAAACACAAGAATTGCACTTGACTCTATAAAGGGACAAGCATTGCGTACAGCACTAACAGTTTTAATTATTATGATAGGGATTACCTTTTTAGTAGGGATTCTTACATTAACTAAGGCTTTAGAAAATAATTTATTTGGAAATTTTGCTTCTATGGGAGCGAATACTTTTTCGATTAGTCGTTATGATTTTTCGGCTGAAATTAATCAGAATGATGTAGATCAGAAAGTAAATCCTATTATAAGTTACCCACAGGCCAAGGCATTTCAGGATAAATTTGATTTTCCATTCACATCGACTTCTCTTTCATTTACAGCAGCTGCTGGTGTTGAAGTGAAGCATCAGGGAGACAAAACCGATCCAGAAATTAATATCTTAGGAATTGATGAAAACTTTTGTCCAAACAAGGGTTTAGAAGTTGTTAAAGGTCGTAATTTCAATACTTTTGACGTTCAAAACAATAATTATGTTTGTATTTTAGGTTCCGATTTTGAAAAAGGGCTTTTTAAAGATAAAAATCCTTTAGAGAAAGTAATTTCTATTCGTGGTGCTAAATTTAAAGTAATTGGTGTTTTAAAAGAAAAAGGATCTACTTTCGGAAACAGTCAAGATTTACGTGTTTTGATTCCGAATCAAATTGCGCGTTCTATTTTTTCTGCTCCAAATATAAATTATGATTTAGATATTAAAGTACACAATGAAGCTTTGCTAAATGAAGCTGTTGATGATGCAACTTTAACAATGCGACTGGTTCGTAGATTGAACCCAATACAAAAAAATAATTTTGGTATTGAGCGTAGTGATGATTTAATTCAAACCTTAGGCTCAAATATAGCAATGATTAACTTAGTTGCAATAATTATTGGTGCCATAACCGTTTTTGGTTCTACTATTGCCTTAATGAATATCATGCTAGTTTCTGTTAGTGAAAGAACTAGAGAAATTGGTATTAGAAAATCATTAGGAGCTAAGAGAAATACTATTGCTTGGCAATTCTTCACCGAAACTTTTATTATTAGTCAAATGGGAGGCTTTTTAGGAATTATTTTCGGAATAATATTAGGTACAGTAATTTCATTATTTGCTGGTTTTTCTTTTGTTGTTCCTTGGTTAGCAATGTTTGCCGCTTTCATTACTACTCTAATTGTAACCGTTATTTCTGGTTTATATCCTGCAATAAAAGCATCGAAACTTGATCCTGTGGAAGCGCTTCGCTATGAGTAAATTTGAAGATGAAATTACTTTAAAAGTAAGACAAAATTTAGGTCAATATGCTATTCTAACTTTAGAAGAAATAAACCATTTCTTAAGCTTGTGCAAATATAAAACCTTAAAAAAAGGGGATTTTTTTTCAAAAGAAAATACCATTTGCAATGAAATTGGTTTTGTTCTATCTGGTATTTTTAGATCGTATTATTATTCTAGTGAAGAAGAAGAAATTACCTATTGCTTTGTTTTTCAAGAGCATTTTATAACAGCTTATTCTTCTTTCATTACACAAGATAGAACACAAGAAAGTATTCAGGCAATTACCGATATCGAAATGTTAGTCATTTCTAGAGAAGCTGTTGCTAAAATTGAACAAAGCAGCACAAATTGGTTGCGCTTTTTGAAATTTTTAGCCGAACAAGAATACATAAAACTTGAAAGAAGAGTTTTTATGTTGCAAAAAGAAAAAGCTGAAACTAGATATAAAGATCTTATTGAAAACAAACCTCAATTTCTGCAACATATTCCATTGCACTATCTTGCTTCCTATCTTGGTGTTACACAAAGACACTTGAGTAGGCTTCGAAAAGAGATTACCTAATTAGACAAATGTCCTTTATTATGATTGGTATTCGTTTTTACTTTGTTAAAAATTCAAACCATGAAAAACATAGTAATTATAAACGGAAATCCGAACTCCGAAAGTTTCAATTTTGCTTTAGCTGAAGCTTATAAACAAGGTGCAAAAACCACAAATGCATCTATTGAAGAAATCAACATTCGAGAGTTACAATTCAATCCTAATTTAGAGTTTGGTTACCAAAAAAGAACCGAACTAGAGCCTGATTTATTAGACGCAATAGACAAAATTAAAAAAGCAGATCATTTAGTTTGGGTTTTCCCGATGTGGTGGTATGGTTATCCTGCTATAATGAAAGGATTTATTGACCGAACTTTTCTACCAGGAATTACTTTCGATTTTAAGGAAGGAAAAGCTTTACCAGAAAAACTACTAAAAGGAAAAACAGCAAGAATCATAATTACTTCTGACACTCCAAAATGGTATGATTCTTTGTTTATGAAAAGTCCTGCAATTAACCAATTCAAAAAAGGCACACTCCAATTTTGTGGTATAAACCCTGTAAAAGTGACTTATCTTTCAGTAGTTAAAAACGCCACTATATCACAAAGAAAAAAATGGTTAGAAGAAATAACTATTCTAGGAAAACAATTAAAATAAAACATTACAAAGTACAACAAATCATTCTATCGTTACCATAGAGGTCTTTTTTCAATTCAATATTTTGGAAACCAAGCGCAACTAATAAGTCTACTGTTTCTTTTCCAAGATATTGATTGATTTCAAAATACAAAACTCCGTTTTCTTTGAGTCCTTTTTTCGCTAAAATTGCAATTTTTCTATAAAAAAGCAAAGCATCATCATCTTCTACGAATAAAGCCAAATGGGGTTCATACTCCAATACGTTTTTCTTAATTTCTTCTTTTTCTAAATTCCTAACATAAGGAGGATTTGAAACAATAACATCAAATTTAGCAGCAATTTCTTCTAGACTTTCTAATTTTAAAATGTTAGTTTCAATAAAACGAATGGCAACTTTGTTTAATTCAGCATTTTTTTTTGCAGTTTCTAAAGCTTTTTCAGACACATCGATAGCATAAACAGAAGCAATAGGAATATTTTTCTTAAGAGAAATTGGAATACAACCTGTTCCTGTTCCAATGTCTAAAATCTGAATCTCATCTCTGTCTGAAGTAACATTTTTCAACTTCGAACTTTCAACAATCCATTCAACTAATTCTTCGGTTTCAGGACGAGGAATTAAAGTGTTTTCATTGACTAAAAAAGGCAAACCATAAAATTCGGTTGTTCCTATTATATATTGAATTGGCTTTTCTTTTTTCAGTTCTCTAAGTATTTCACTCCATTGTGTAAGTTGAGTTTCATCTATTGAAAAATCAGGTTGCAATGCTAAATCTACTCGCTTCATTTGATGCAGATGTTCTAAAACAATGAAAAAGAAAGATGCTACTTCATCACTTCCAAACAACTCATCTAATTGATTATGAAAACTATATTTTATTTCTTTTAAAAGCATTTTACTTTTTTAAATTTATATTTTCTTTGTCATCCAAACTTCACAACTATTATGTCCTGTATTCCCTAACGGAGCATCAATAGATTCAAACCCTAAATTGACATATAATTTCTGAGCGGCTTTCATAAACGCTAATGTTTCTAGATAACAAAGTGTAAAATCATTTTCCTTTGCAAAATCCAAACATTTTTCAATAATTTGTTTTGCAAAACCAGTTCCTCTAATCGCTGGTGAAAAGTACATTTTCTGCAATTCGCAAACATGCGCTGCTTCATTTTCTAATGGTGCAATTCCACAACCTCCAACAACTTCTCCATCTTTCTCGACAATATAATAAACCGATCGTTCTTCCTGATACACTTCAAAAAGCGTATCTAAGATTGGATCCGCATAGGCAGTTCCTACTTTTGGAGCGTCTAATTCGTGAAAAATACCACGTATAACTTTTGCAATTTGCAAATTATCCTTTGGTTCTATTGCTCTTATAATCATGAAACTAATTTTAAAAGCAAAAGTAAACAAATTGACAATATAGTAACGGTAATTTTATCTTAAAAATAGTACTTTTGTAGTATGGAAAATCATGAATTTTACATGAAACGTTGCATTGAACTTGCTAAAAATGGTTTAGGAACCACCTATCCTAATCCTTTAGTTGGTAGTGTAATTGTTTATGACGGAAAAATTATTGGTGAAGGTTGGCATAAAAAAGCTGGAGAAGCTCATGCAGAAGTGAACGCAGTGAATTCGGTAAAAGATAAAACTTTACTCGAAAAAGCGACAATATATGTAAGCTTAGAACCTTGCAGTCATTATGGAAAAACACCTCCTTGTTGCGATTTAATTATTGCGCATAACATTCCAAATGTAATAATTGGTACAATTGACCCTTTTGCTAAAGTGGCAGGAAATGGCATTAAACGTTTGCTTGAGGCTGGAAAGAAAATTAACATTGGAGTTTTTGAAGAAGAATGTAACGCGTTGAACAAGCGTTTTTTTACTTTCCATAAAAAACAAAGACCCTATATTATTTTAAAATGGGCAGAAAGTAAAGATGGTTTTATTGCTCCTAACAAAACGCAACGAGAAACTGAGCAGGAGAAACTAAGCCCTGTGTGGATTACAAATTCCTATTCGCGACAACTTGTTCATAAATGGAGAACTGAAGAGCAAGCAATTCTTGTTGGAACAACGACTGTTCTAGAAGACAATCCTAAATTAGATGCAAGAGATTTTAAAGGTAATCACCCTACAAGAGTAATTTTAGACAGAAACAATACTGTTAGCGATTCTTTTCATATTAAAGACAATCAAAGAAAAACCGTTATTTACACAGAAACCAACAATTTAACAAATTCAAGCAATATAATTTACGAAAAAATAAATTTTAATGATAATTTTTTATTAAATTTAACAAAAAATCTACATAAAAAAGAAGTTCAATCTATAATTATTGAAGGTGGCTCTAAAACACTTCAAACTTTTATAGACTCTAATTTATGGGATGAGGCTCGTGTTTTTATTGGTAACAGCTTATTAAAATCGGGGATCAAAGCTCCCGTTTTAAAAAGAACTGCTAAAAAAAGCATAAGCATAATGAATGATGAAATTAAATTTTTTGAAAATTATGATTGACACTATTATATTTGATTTTGGTAATATTTTTATAGATATAGATTATAATCTTACCCAAGAAGCTCTAAAAAAGCTAGGCGTTAAAGAGTGGACTACTGAATTAGATACTTTAAATAACGAATATGAAGTTGGAAAAATAGATGAACTACAGTTTATTCAAGGCATTCAAAAACATACTAACAATGCCGATTTAATAGAAATTAGAGCTGCTTGGAACGCTCTTTTATTAGATTTTCCGTTAAAGAGACTAGAATTTCTTCAAATGATAGAAGGTAAATATCGTATTTTCTTATTAAGTAATACAGATGCTACACATATTGATAAATTTGAACACAAATTTGGAGAATCATTTGCAAGAGATTTTTATAGTTGTTTTGAAAAAGTGTATTTCTCATTTGAAATTGGAAAAAGAAAACCAGACGAAAACACATATAAATATGTTTTAAACAGTCATAATTTAACACCTAAAAAAACTCTTTTTATAGATGATCGATTAGAAAATATTGAAGGCGCTAAAAAATGTGGACTTCACACTTGGCATTTAGATCCAGAAAAAGAAAACGTCACGCAACTCCTCGAATTCATAAAATCAATTCATGACTAACTTACTTCTTGCTATTGTTTTTTCTTGTAGTTTATTTATTGTCTTAAAATCTTTTTCAAAGTTCAACATCAATACATTTCAAGCAATAGTAGTTAATTACTTAGTTGCTTTTTCCATAGGAATTTTCAATAGCAATACTAATTTTAACTACAATGAAATCTTAGCAAAAGAATGGATTTATGGTAGTTTATTTTTAGGATTTCTTTTTATTATCATTTTCTTTATCATTGGAAAAACCTCACAAAAAAATGGTGTTTCAGTAGCTTCAGTAGCCAGTAAAATGTCTTTAATAATCCCAATACTTTTTGGGATATTCTTTTTTAAAGAATCGATAGACATTATAAAAATTACAGGTACCATTTTCGCTTTAATTGCTGTATTCTTTACAACAAAAAAAGAAAAAGGAACTATTAACACTTCAAACTTCACTTTACCTATATTACTATTCATTGGAACAGGAATAACTGACACAAGTATAAATTTTATTCAAAAAAATTGGGTAAACCCAGAAGACAATGCTCTTTTTTCATCGATAACCTTTTTATTCGCTTTCATTATTGGTTTTCTTCTAATTATCATTCAAAGCATTAAAAAAAGAATAGTTGTTGCTCCAAAAAACATCCTTGGAGGTGTTATTTTAGGCGTTCCCAATTTCTTTTCTATTTACTTTCTACTAAACGCGCTCCAATCTCCCGATTTTGAAAGCGCAACATTATTTACACTATTAAATATTGGTGTAATTTTATTAACCACTATATTTGGATTACTTTTATTCAAAGAAAAATTAAACAAAAACAATTATTTAGGAATTCTATTAGCTATTTTAGCATTATTCCTAGTTACTTATTAAAATGGACGAATCTTTTAGCGATATATACAAAACATTAGCCTCTCCTTCAGAAGAAATACTTTACAAAGAAAAAAATAGTAAGTTTTTTGGATATGCTTATCCAATTTCAAACGAGGAAGAAGTAAAAGAAATCATTACCGAATTAAAGAAACAACATCATACTGCT is a genomic window of Flavobacterium jumunjinense containing:
- a CDS encoding Crp/Fnr family transcriptional regulator, which translates into the protein MSKFEDEITLKVRQNLGQYAILTLEEINHFLSLCKYKTLKKGDFFSKENTICNEIGFVLSGIFRSYYYSSEEEEITYCFVFQEHFITAYSSFITQDRTQESIQAITDIEMLVISREAVAKIEQSSTNWLRFLKFLAEQEYIKLERRVFMLQKEKAETRYKDLIENKPQFLQHIPLHYLASYLGVTQRHLSRLRKEIT
- a CDS encoding ABC transporter permease: MVGLFKENTRIALDSIKGQALRTALTVLIIMIGITFLVGILTLTKALENNLFGNFASMGANTFSISRYDFSAEINQNDVDQKVNPIISYPQAKAFQDKFDFPFTSTSLSFTAAAGVEVKHQGDKTDPEINILGIDENFCPNKGLEVVKGRNFNTFDVQNNNYVCILGSDFEKGLFKDKNPLEKVISIRGAKFKVIGVLKEKGSTFGNSQDLRVLIPNQIARSIFSAPNINYDLDIKVHNEALLNEAVDDATLTMRLVRRLNPIQKNNFGIERSDDLIQTLGSNIAMINLVAIIIGAITVFGSTIALMNIMLVSVSERTREIGIRKSLGAKRNTIAWQFFTETFIISQMGGFLGIIFGIILGTVISLFAGFSFVVPWLAMFAAFITTLIVTVISGLYPAIKASKLDPVEALRYE
- a CDS encoding NAD(P)H-dependent oxidoreductase — translated: MKNIVIINGNPNSESFNFALAEAYKQGAKTTNASIEEINIRELQFNPNLEFGYQKRTELEPDLLDAIDKIKKADHLVWVFPMWWYGYPAIMKGFIDRTFLPGITFDFKEGKALPEKLLKGKTARIIITSDTPKWYDSLFMKSPAINQFKKGTLQFCGINPVKVTYLSVVKNATISQRKKWLEEITILGKQLK
- a CDS encoding EamA family transporter; the protein is MTNLLLAIVFSCSLFIVLKSFSKFNINTFQAIVVNYLVAFSIGIFNSNTNFNYNEILAKEWIYGSLFLGFLFIIIFFIIGKTSQKNGVSVASVASKMSLIIPILFGIFFFKESIDIIKITGTIFALIAVFFTTKKEKGTINTSNFTLPILLFIGTGITDTSINFIQKNWVNPEDNALFSSITFLFAFIIGFLLIIIQSIKKRIVVAPKNILGGVILGVPNFFSIYFLLNALQSPDFESATLFTLLNIGVILLTTIFGLLLFKEKLNKNNYLGILLAILALFLVTY
- the ribD gene encoding bifunctional diaminohydroxyphosphoribosylaminopyrimidine deaminase/5-amino-6-(5-phosphoribosylamino)uracil reductase RibD — protein: MENHEFYMKRCIELAKNGLGTTYPNPLVGSVIVYDGKIIGEGWHKKAGEAHAEVNAVNSVKDKTLLEKATIYVSLEPCSHYGKTPPCCDLIIAHNIPNVIIGTIDPFAKVAGNGIKRLLEAGKKINIGVFEEECNALNKRFFTFHKKQRPYIILKWAESKDGFIAPNKTQRETEQEKLSPVWITNSYSRQLVHKWRTEEQAILVGTTTVLEDNPKLDARDFKGNHPTRVILDRNNTVSDSFHIKDNQRKTVIYTETNNLTNSSNIIYEKINFNDNFLLNLTKNLHKKEVQSIIIEGGSKTLQTFIDSNLWDEARVFIGNSLLKSGIKAPVLKRTAKKSISIMNDEIKFFENYD
- the hisS gene encoding histidine--tRNA ligase produces the protein MAQKPSTPKGTRDFSPVEVAKRNYIFSTIKTNFEKFGFQPIETPSFENSETLMGKYGEEGDRLIFKILNSGNFFYNKNKIQLPESVTDLQINSAEKISVQQRIELNKFTSRISEKALRYDLTVPFARYVVQHQNEIEFPFKRYQIQPVWRADNPQFGRFREFYQCDADVVGSNSLWQEVELVQLYDAVFSQLKLNGVTIKINNRKILSGIAEVIGASDKLIDFTVALDKLDKIGEDGVKKEMLEKGISETAIEKVQPLFNFTGTISEKITKLGDLLASSEEGMNGVEELLFICDNVNEIGLQTATLDLDVTLARGLNYYTGAIFEVSAPKGVDMGSIGGGGRYDDLTGIFGLKNMSGVGISFGLDRIALVIEQLDLFPETVNATSKALFLNFGLEEAKYAMKAIAKLRQAGVKVEMYPDNAKIGKQFQHADKRGIPFAILVGEDEMKNEQFGIKNLESGEQEKVSFDVLLNKLSENK
- the trxB gene encoding thioredoxin-disulfide reductase, producing MSDKIETVKCLIIGSGPAGYTAAIYAARANMFPVLYQGMQPGGQLTTTNEVENFPGYPDGVTGPEMMVQLQEQAKRFGSDIRDGWATKVDFSGDIHKVWINDSIEIHAETVIISTGATAKYLGLSSEQKYLELGGGVSACAICDGFFYRNQEVVVVGAGDSACEEAHYLSNICKKVTMLVRSDKFRASQIMEDRVRKTANIEILMHTETEEVLGDGQVVTGVKVKNRTTGEVTEITATGFFVAIGHKPNTDIFADYLDLDETGYIKNIPGTSKTNIAGVFVGGDAADHVYRQAITAAGTGCMAALDAERYLAAKD
- a CDS encoding HAD family hydrolase; the encoded protein is MIDTIIFDFGNIFIDIDYNLTQEALKKLGVKEWTTELDTLNNEYEVGKIDELQFIQGIQKHTNNADLIEIRAAWNALLLDFPLKRLEFLQMIEGKYRIFLLSNTDATHIDKFEHKFGESFARDFYSCFEKVYFSFEIGKRKPDENTYKYVLNSHNLTPKKTLFIDDRLENIEGAKKCGLHTWHLDPEKENVTQLLEFIKSIHD
- a CDS encoding GNAT family N-acetyltransferase, translating into MIIRAIEPKDNLQIAKVIRGIFHELDAPKVGTAYADPILDTLFEVYQEERSVYYIVEKDGEVVGGCGIAPLENEAAHVCELQKMYFSPAIRGTGFAKQIIEKCLDFAKENDFTLCYLETLAFMKAAQKLYVNLGFESIDAPLGNTGHNSCEVWMTKKI
- the prmC gene encoding peptide chain release factor N(5)-glutamine methyltransferase, with amino-acid sequence MLLKEIKYSFHNQLDELFGSDEVASFFFIVLEHLHQMKRVDLALQPDFSIDETQLTQWSEILRELKKEKPIQYIIGTTEFYGLPFLVNENTLIPRPETEELVEWIVESSKLKNVTSDRDEIQILDIGTGTGCIPISLKKNIPIASVYAIDVSEKALETAKKNAELNKVAIRFIETNILKLESLEEIAAKFDVIVSNPPYVRNLEKEEIKKNVLEYEPHLALFVEDDDALLFYRKIAILAKKGLKENGVLYFEINQYLGKETVDLLVALGFQNIELKKDLYGNDRMICCTL